GAACTCCCATTTGGTGGGATTAAACATTCAGGCTATGGTCGTGAATTGAGTGAGCTTGGCTTTACATCTTTTGTGAATGAACACCTTATCTATATTCCGAATAAAACGAATAATGGCAATACTAAAGTTTGATCTAGATTGTTAAAGGAGATCTGCTCGCCTTAATAAACAATCAAGGCGTTACACTCTTCTTTTTTAAAGTCAAAATTTTAAAAATTTGATAAACTAGTAACATGAACGAACTGATTAAACATAAACTAGAACTCTTACCAGACAGCCCTGGCTGTTACTTACATAAAGATAAAGAAGGAACTATTATCTATGTCGGTAAGGCCAAGAATTTGAAAAAACGCGTCCGGTCCTATTTTCGTGGGAGCCATGATACCAAAACAGAGTTACTAGTATCTGAGATTGTAGATTTCGAATATATTGTAACAGAGTCAGATACCGAAGCGCTTTTGTTGGAAATTAACTTGATTCAAAAAAATATGCCTAAGTACAACATCAAGTTAAAAGATGATAAATCTTATCCCTTTCTCAAAATCACAAATGAGTCTTTTCCTCGGTTAGTGATTACAAGATATATTAAGAAAAATGATGGATTGTACTTTGGGCCCTACCCAGATTCTTACACTGCTAATGAAGTTAAAAAGTTATTAGATAGGATTTTTCCATTTAAAAAGTGTAAAAATCCTATCAATAAGGTCTGTTTTTATTACCATTTAGGCCAGTGCTGTGCTCATACCATTTGTCATACAGACAAGGCCTATTGGGATCGTTTAATTGATGATGTTAAGCACTTTTTAAATGGTAAAGATGACAAAATTATTGAAGATCTTCGTTCTAAGATGTTAGCAGCTTCTAAAGAAATGGCATTTGAACGTGCCGCTGAATATCGAGATTTGATTTCAGGTATTGCCACCATGCGCACCAAGCAGCGGGTGATGAGCAAGGATTTGCAAGATAGAGATATCTTTGGCTATTATGTTGATAAGGGATGGATGTGTGTCCAAGTTTTCTTTGTGCGTCAAGGGAAATTAATTCAGCGTGATGTTAACCTTTTTCCCTATTATACCGATGCAGAAGAAGATTTCTTAACTTATATGGGGCAATTTTACCAAGATAAACAGCATTTCATCCCTAAAGAAGTCTTTATTCCAGAAGCTATTGATGAAGAACTGGTAGCCGCTATTGTGCCAACCAAAATCATCAAACCCAAACGCGGTGAAAAAAAACAACTGGTAGCTTTGGCTACTAAGAATGCTCGTGTTAGTCTGCAACAAAAATTTGATTTATTAGAAAAAGATATCAAAAAAACGAGTGGTGCTATCGAAAATTTAGGTCAGTTACTTAGGATTGACAAGCCTGTGCGCATTGAAGCCTTTGATAATTCTAACATTCAAGGGACAAGTCCAGTTGCGGCTATGGTTGTTTTTGTTGATGGCAAACCTAGTAAGAAAGATTATCGTAAATTTAAGATTAAAACAGTGGTGGGACCAGATGATTATGCCAGTATGAGAGAAGTGCTTTTTCGAAGGTACAGTCGGGTGAAAAAGGAGGGACTGCAAGCTCCTAACTTGATTATTGTTGATGGAGGCGTTGGACAAGTCAATGTGGCCAAAGATGTGATAGAAAAACAACTTGGACTCACTATTCCTGTTGCGGGACTTCAAAAAAACGATAAGCACCAGACCCATGATTTGCTTTTTGGAAACCCACTTGAAGTTGTACCGTTGCCGCGCCGTTCTGAAGAGTTTTTCTTACTGCATCGGATTCAAGACGAAGTGCATCGCTTTGCAGTTACATTTCATAGACAAGTGCGACGTAAAAATTCTTTTTCATCAACATTAGATCATATTTCAGGGCTTGGCCCAAAGCGAAAACAGTTATTACTAAGACACTTTAAAACCATAACAGCGATTGCATCAGCTACCTCTGAGGAGATTCAAGCTTTAGGTATACCTAAAACAGTAGTTGAAGCAATACAGCAACAGATAACAGACAATAAAAATGATAGATCGTCCCCTTAAATAAGTGTTATGTTTTCAGTACTGATGAGGTAAAAAGGCGCTACTTGTTACGCACGACATTTCAGTTCGTTATTTTGAAACTTTCAGAAGGTTGCGAAGTGTAGTGAGTTTATGATTTTAAAAACTATTTTATGGTAAAATAAAATGGTATTAAAAAAAACAGATTTAGATAGGAAGTTTTGAAATGAAATTTCTAGAGTTAAACAAAAAACGCCATGCCATTAAGACCTTTAATGACCAGCCAGTTGACTACGAGGATTTGCGAACAGCCATTGAGATTGCAACCTTAGCACCTAGTGCCAATAACATTCAACCTTGGAAATTTGTAGTCGTTCAAGAGAAAAAAGCTGAGTTAGCAAAAGGGTTACCTCTAGCAAATAAAGTGCAGGTTGAACAGGCTCAATATGTAGTGGCGCTATTTTCAGACACTGATTTAGCTTTACGTTCTCGTAAAATTGCCCGTATCGGTGTCAAATCATTACCAGACGACTTAATTGGTTATTATATGGAGACTTTGCCACCACGTTTTGCTGCTTTTAATGAGGTTCAAACCGGTGAGTACTTAGCTATTAATGCAGGCATTGTGGCTATGAACTTGGTGTTATCCTTGACGGATCAAAAGATTGCTTCCAATATTATCCTTGGTTTTGATAAGTCAACGACCAATGAGATTTTAGACATCGATCCGCGTTTTCGTCCAGAATTATTGATTACTGTTGGCTATAGTGACGAGAAACCAGAACCAAGTTATCGTTTGCCTGTTGATGAAGTCATCGAAAGAAGATAGAGTCAGGACAATTAGTTAAATGTAATGTCCAGATGCGCTACTGAGCGACCACTATTGTTAGACTGATACTATTTTGGCTTATTTTAAGTTAAACATTATCCCTAAAACGAATAAGGAGAGTATAATGACAACCATTGATTTTAAAGCAGAAGTTGACAAACGTAAAAAAGCTATGCTAGCAGATTTAGTTGACCTATTACGCATTAATTCAGAACGCGATGACCAATTAGCTGATGATAAACACCCATTTGGCCCAGGTCCAGTTAAGGCCTTGGAGCATTTCCTCGCAATGGCTGAGCGTGATGGCTACAAAACGCGTAATATTGATAACTATGCAGGTGACTTTGAATTTGGTCAAGGTGATGAAGTACTAGGAATCTTTGGTCACCTTGATGTTGTGCCAGCTGGTAGCGGTTGGGATACAGACCCTTATGAGCCAGTGATTAAAGACGATCGCATCTATGCGCGTGGGTCTTCGGATGATAAAGGACCAACCATGGCGTGTTACTACGCTCTGAAAATCATTAAAGAACTGGGTCTTCCTGTGTCTAAAAAAGTTCGTTTCATTGTTGGTACC
The genomic region above belongs to Streptococcus pyogenes and contains:
- the uvrC gene encoding excinuclease ABC subunit UvrC, which gives rise to MNELIKHKLELLPDSPGCYLHKDKEGTIIYVGKAKNLKKRVRSYFRGSHDTKTELLVSEIVDFEYIVTESDTEALLLEINLIQKNMPKYNIKLKDDKSYPFLKITNESFPRLVITRYIKKNDGLYFGPYPDSYTANEVKKLLDRIFPFKKCKNPINKVCFYYHLGQCCAHTICHTDKAYWDRLIDDVKHFLNGKDDKIIEDLRSKMLAASKEMAFERAAEYRDLISGIATMRTKQRVMSKDLQDRDIFGYYVDKGWMCVQVFFVRQGKLIQRDVNLFPYYTDAEEDFLTYMGQFYQDKQHFIPKEVFIPEAIDEELVAAIVPTKIIKPKRGEKKQLVALATKNARVSLQQKFDLLEKDIKKTSGAIENLGQLLRIDKPVRIEAFDNSNIQGTSPVAAMVVFVDGKPSKKDYRKFKIKTVVGPDDYASMREVLFRRYSRVKKEGLQAPNLIIVDGGVGQVNVAKDVIEKQLGLTIPVAGLQKNDKHQTHDLLFGNPLEVVPLPRRSEEFFLLHRIQDEVHRFAVTFHRQVRRKNSFSSTLDHISGLGPKRKQLLLRHFKTITAIASATSEEIQALGIPKTVVEAIQQQITDNKNDRSSP
- a CDS encoding nitroreductase family protein is translated as MKFLELNKKRHAIKTFNDQPVDYEDLRTAIEIATLAPSANNIQPWKFVVVQEKKAELAKGLPLANKVQVEQAQYVVALFSDTDLALRSRKIARIGVKSLPDDLIGYYMETLPPRFAAFNEVQTGEYLAINAGIVAMNLVLSLTDQKIASNIILGFDKSTTNEILDIDPRFRPELLITVGYSDEKPEPSYRLPVDEVIERR